One genomic window of Magnolia sinica isolate HGM2019 chromosome 3, MsV1, whole genome shotgun sequence includes the following:
- the LOC131239686 gene encoding cytochrome b561 and DOMON domain-containing protein At3g25290-like yields the protein MASPSLLLSFLTLLLLSIQSHSATCPSQTFSSNRIFTLCVDLPHLSSSLHWTYNASSSTLHLAFVAPPASSNGWISWAINPTGPAMIGSQSLIAFRNSSGLIAVQTFNISDYVIKPSKIAYNVSNLVGEYSDGVMRIFATVDLPTGLTTLNQVWQVGHSVTDGIPDKHDLLSENMNSKGTIDLLKGESGSSGTDSRLRKRNIHGILNAVSWGILMPFGVIFARYLRTFKSADPAWFYLHASCQCSAYVIGVAGWATGLKLGGQSKGVQYNGHRNIGIALFTLATLQVFALFLRPKKDHKFRIYWNYYHHSIGYSVIVLGIINVFKGLHILSPDDKWRIAYVAIIAAIGGIAVLLEVITWVVVLTRKSDNSNKLYDGSDAANGNRSGL from the exons ATGGCTTCTCCTTCTCTGCTCCTCTCCTTCctaactctcctcctcctctccatCCAATCACACTCCGCCACATGTCCTTCCCAGACCTTCTCCAGCAACAGAATCTTCACCCTCTGCGTTGATCTCCCCCACCTCAGCTCCTCCCTTCACTGGACCTACAACGCCTCTTCATCCACCCTCCATCTCGCCTTCGTCGCCCCACCGGCCTCATCCAACGGTTGGATCTCATGGGCTATCAACCCTACCGGCCCCGCCATGATCGGCTCCCAGTCCCTCATCGCCTTCCGCAATTCCAGCGGCTTGATCGCCGTCCAGACCTTCAACATCAGCGACTACGTGATCAAGCCGTCCAAGATCGCCTATAACGTGTCGAACTTGGTGGGGGAGTATTCGGACGGTGTGATGAGGATCTTCGCGACGGTGGATCTCCCAACGGGTCTGACAACTTTGAATCAAGTCTGGCAGGTGGGCCACAGCGTAACGGATGGGATTCCTGATAAGCACGACCTCTTGTCGGAGAATATGAATTCTAAGGGGACGATTGATTTGCTGAAGGGCGAGAGCGGATCGAGCGGCACTGATTCGCGGCTGCGGAAGCGgaat ATTCATGGAATCCTGAATGCTGTGAGTTGGGGGATTTTAATGCCTTTTGGAGTAATCTTTGCAAGGTATCTGAGGACATTCAAATCAGCAGATCCTGCTTGGTTTTACCTTCATGCCTCGTGCCAGTGTTCCGCTTATGTCATCGGAGTCGCTGGCTGGGCCACTGGCCTCAAACTCGGGGGTCAATCTAAGGGAGTTCAGTACAATGGTCATCGGAATATCGGGATTGCACTCTTCACTCTGGCTACATTACAG GTGTTCGCTCTGTTTCTGAGGCCGAAGAAGGACCACAAATTTCGAATCTACTGGAACTACTACCACCATTCGATTGGATACTCGGTGATTGTCCTCGGCATCATCAATGTTTTCAAAGGCCTACATATTTTGAGCCCTGATGATAAGTGGAGAATTGCTTATGTTGCCATTATCGCCGCCATTGGTGGAATCGCTGTTCTCTTGGAAGTTATTACATGGGTTGTAGTTTTAACTAGGAAGTCTGATAACTCCAACAAGCTCTATGATGGATCAGATGCCGCAAACGGGAACCGGAGTGGGTTATAG